A genome region from Euphorbia lathyris chromosome 4, ddEupLath1.1, whole genome shotgun sequence includes the following:
- the LOC136225727 gene encoding succinate dehydrogenase subunit 7B, mitochondrial-like, protein MYHVLSRRSLQKHFYIYFYPHPCKNREMAFLLKNSMFSARFGSQSQKIKDAVSRSLRGFHAEPGPPEKSLLAEDPARFKSNKEGKSNKKGLGDSHYTDLYFTFMLTLAVGAVMMQEDAQKPAGESAVMMQEDAQKPAGESA, encoded by the exons ATGTATCATGTATTAAGCCGCCGTTCCTTGCAAAAACACTTTTATATCTATTTTTATCCCCATCCTTGCAAAAACCGCGAAATGGCGTTTCTACTGAAAAATTCCATGTTTTCCGCTCGTTTTGGATCTCAATCTCag AAGATAAAGGATGCAGTCTCTCGTTCGCTTCGAGGTTTCCATGCCGAACCGGGGCCGCCCGAGAAATCT CTCTTGGCAGAAGACCCAGCTCGATTCAAATCAAATAAGGAGGGCAAATCAAATAAGAAGGGCCTTGGTGACAGCCACTACACAGACCTTTATTTTACGTTCATGCTTACTTTGGCCGTAG GAGCAGTGATGATGCAGGAGGATGCTCAGAAACCAGCAGGGGAAAGTGCAGTGATGATGCAGGAGGATGCTCAGAAACCAGCAGGGGAAAGTGCATAA